One genomic region from Campylobacter concisus encodes:
- a CDS encoding STT3 domain-containing protein produces MNRNLFFKNYSLYLMIFVAVFFSMICRLYWVFWASEYPVFFWNNELMISTNDGYAFAEGARDMLAGFHQENDLSYYGYPLSTLTYWIVKFLGVKLETAMIYMSVFFSSLVAVPVILIANEYKLKFAGFIAALLAVIANSYYNRTMAGYYDTDMLIIPLSVFVVWGLVRVLEKKDAKSLIIAPLSVLIYMWWYASAFSLISILTGLFLLYTLVFDRKNPLFYLEILLLLLAISNLDLTLKFIAIIAIYLLCLFKKEMMNLKFALGILAVIFIVFVIRGGLNPIIFQLKFYVFRDAPEVGGMSFHFFNVNQTIQESSIVDFTLFCERISANVITFLISLAGVALFCFKYRSFAVSLGMLALGFLAFKSGLRFTIYAVPIMALGFGYLVEFILSNLKLKGAVLNLARAFVTVLALTPALIHIYGYKAEPVFVHKEVEILNKLKGIAGREDYVVAWWDYGYPIRYYSDVKTLIDGGKHLGRENFAVSFALGSDEMSSANMARLDVEYTERNFKEHFNGNLAQILKDRNLSVDQFFSEIKEANFSLPAKTRDIYYYLPDRMLSIFPTILQFSKIDLKSGKNLNNGLFIVTRAISQNENGIRLNGGFTLTSDVTNLIYDSNILPLKSFIETDYNEAGKLNVKEYKNNESSNISVIFMRDYGRFIILDESILNSAYIQLFVLERYDPKIFEPVILDGAAKIYKLKR; encoded by the coding sequence ATGAATAGAAATTTATTTTTTAAAAATTACTCTTTATACCTTATGATATTTGTCGCAGTCTTTTTTAGCATGATTTGTAGGCTTTACTGGGTCTTTTGGGCGAGTGAATATCCGGTATTTTTCTGGAACAACGAGCTGATGATTAGCACAAACGACGGCTACGCATTTGCCGAGGGTGCAAGGGACATGCTGGCTGGCTTTCACCAAGAAAACGACCTTAGCTACTACGGCTATCCGCTCTCGACGCTTACTTACTGGATCGTGAAATTTCTAGGTGTCAAGCTTGAGACGGCGATGATTTATATGAGCGTATTTTTCTCATCGCTTGTGGCTGTGCCAGTTATTTTGATCGCAAATGAGTATAAGCTAAAATTTGCTGGCTTCATCGCCGCACTTCTTGCAGTGATCGCAAATAGCTACTACAACCGCACGATGGCAGGCTACTACGATACTGATATGCTCATCATCCCACTTAGCGTCTTTGTCGTTTGGGGGCTTGTTAGAGTGCTTGAAAAAAAGGACGCAAAGAGCCTAATAATCGCACCTTTAAGCGTGCTTATTTATATGTGGTGGTATGCGAGCGCATTTTCGCTTATTAGCATTTTAACTGGGCTATTTTTACTTTACACGCTCGTTTTTGATAGGAAAAATCCACTTTTTTACCTTGAAATTTTGCTGCTTTTACTTGCCATTTCAAATCTTGATCTAACGCTTAAATTTATCGCTATTATAGCTATTTATCTGCTTTGCTTATTTAAAAAAGAGATGATGAATTTAAAATTTGCTCTTGGCATTTTGGCAGTTATATTTATCGTCTTTGTCATTCGTGGCGGACTAAATCCTATTATTTTTCAGCTTAAATTTTACGTCTTTAGAGATGCACCTGAAGTTGGCGGCATGAGTTTTCACTTTTTTAATGTCAATCAAACCATCCAAGAGTCAAGCATCGTTGATTTTACGCTATTTTGCGAGAGGATCAGCGCAAATGTCATCACATTTTTGATCTCGCTTGCTGGCGTTGCTCTTTTTTGCTTTAAATACCGCTCATTTGCTGTTTCACTTGGCATGCTAGCTCTTGGTTTTTTAGCCTTTAAAAGCGGCCTTAGATTTACTATTTATGCTGTGCCTATCATGGCACTTGGATTTGGCTATTTGGTGGAGTTTATACTTTCAAATTTAAAGCTAAAAGGAGCGGTGCTAAATCTTGCGAGAGCCTTTGTAACCGTGCTTGCTCTTACTCCAGCGCTCATTCATATCTATGGTTACAAAGCTGAGCCAGTTTTTGTGCACAAAGAGGTTGAAATTTTAAATAAGCTAAAAGGCATCGCAGGACGCGAGGACTACGTGGTTGCGTGGTGGGACTATGGATATCCGATTAGATATTACAGCGATGTTAAGACACTAATTGACGGCGGAAAGCACCTTGGACGTGAAAATTTTGCCGTGAGCTTTGCGCTTGGAAGCGACGAGATGAGCTCGGCAAATATGGCAAGGCTCGATGTAGAATACACTGAGCGAAATTTCAAAGAGCACTTTAATGGCAACTTGGCTCAAATTTTAAAAGATAGAAATTTAAGCGTAGATCAGTTTTTTAGCGAGATAAAAGAGGCAAATTTTAGCCTGCCAGCAAAGACAAGGGATATTTACTACTACTTGCCAGATAGGATGCTTAGTATTTTTCCGACAATTTTGCAATTTAGCAAGATCGATCTAAAAAGCGGTAAAAATTTAAACAACGGCCTTTTTATCGTCACAAGAGCGATCTCTCAAAATGAAAATGGCATTAGGCTAAATGGTGGATTTACGCTCACAAGTGATGTCACAAATTTAATCTATGATAGCAACATCTTGCCTCTTAAATCTTTCATAGAGACTGATTATAATGAGGCTGGCAAGCTAAATGTCAAAGAGTATAAAAATAACGAAAGCTCAAATATTTCTGTCATTTTTATGAGAGATTATGGTAGGTTTATCATCCTTGATGAAAGTATTTTAAATAGCGCATACATCCAGCTTTTTGTGCTTGAAAGGTACGATCCAAAAATTTTTGAGCCAGTCATACTTGATGGGGCGGCAAAAATTTATAAACTAAAGAGGTAA